The genomic segment TGCGTCTGGAAAAGGCCATCGAAGAGTTGGAACGTCAACACCACTCTCTGCCCGAAATCCAGTATATCCTGGAGTTTCTCCAGACCACCCAGAGGGGTATCTGTCGCTGAGGTTGGTGAGCGGTAACCATTCAGTACCCTTTCAAGAAAAGCCTGGACATGAAAGCCTTTGTCGGGGCTCTGTCCCGACCCCCACCAGGATGCTCTTCTGGTCTTGCCAGGGAGCCACCCCCCAGCGGGAAACAGCTCATGAACCCTGTCCTGCCTTTGGGCTCCCGTCTCGGTCTCATCGCCGGCAGTGGGCAGTTGCCGTTGTTTTTTGCCCGGTCTGTGCGCCAAAAAGGTGAGCATGCGCTGGTGGTTGTGGCTCACCATCACGAAACAGACCCTGCCCTGGCTGACATGGCGGACCATGTGCTCTGGGTTCGGCTGGGTCAGTTTCGCCGCATCCTGGACTATTTGGCCAGGCAGAAGGTTACGGAAGTGGTCTTCGCAGGGGGCATTACCAAGGCGAGGATTTGGCATATCCGGCCCGACACGGTGGCCCTGCGGTTGGTGGCCGGGTTGCGGCATCTGCATGATGACCTCCTGTTGCGGGCCGTTGCCGGATTGGTGGAGTCGCACGGTTTTCGGGTGCGGGGCGTTGCTGATTATTTACCGGAGTTGCTGGCGCCGCCAGGCCAATTGACTCAACGGGCGCCAACATCGGCGCAGTGGATCGATATGCGTTTTGGTTGGCTCGCCGCCAAATCTCTGGGTCGCCTCGATATCGGCCAAGGGGTGGTGGTTCGGGACAAGACCGTGGTGGCTGTCGAGGCCATGGAAGGTACCGATGCCATGATCTGTCGCGCCGGCCATCTTTCGGGTGGTCGAGGCATTCTCGTCAAGGTGGCCAAACCTGCTCAGGATCGCCGCCTGGATTTGCCAACCGTCGGTCCTGGCACCGTGCGATCGTTGGTTGCGGCACGTTTGCCGGTTTTGGTCGTGGAGGCTGGAGGCGTGATCCTGCTTGACCCGGAGACCACCCTGGGGTTGGCCGATCGGCATCGATTGGTGATTGTGGCGACAACCGATGAAGCGATGGCAACCACATCCCATGGATTGACATCCCTTGAAGCGACGGCAACCATATCCCATGGATCGGCATCCTTGGGCGAGACGATGGCGTGAGGGAGGTACCATGAGGGGCGATTCCCATGTCTGGACGAAAAATCATCTGCGTGCCGCCGTGATCGGCGTGGGCTATCTGGGTCGTTTTCATGCCCAGAAATACCGGCAAATGCCAGGGGTTGACCTGGTTGCCGTCGTGGATCGCAACGAGGATGCCGGGCGTCGCGTCGCCGCCGAGTTGCAGGTACCCCTGGTTGCGGATTTCCGGGACATTCTCCACCAGGTCGATCTGATTTCCGTGGTGGTACCTACGCCCCTTCACTTCGCCATTGCCAAGGTGTGTTTGCAAGCCGGCGTGCATCTGCTCATCGAAAAACCCATGACCACCAACCTGGCCGAAGCGGATGAGTTGATTCTCCTGGCTGCACAAAACAAATGCCTCCTTCAGGTGGGGCATCTGAAACGGTTTCACCCGGCGGTCGTGGCGCTGCGGCAAAGTGGTTTGCTGAACCGCTGCCGTTTCATCGAAGCTCACCGTTTTGCTCCTTTTAAAAACAGGGCGTTGGATGTCGATGTCAC from the Magnetococcales bacterium genome contains:
- the lpxI gene encoding UDP-2,3-diacylglucosamine diphosphatase LpxI (LpxI, functionally equivalent to LpxH, replaces it in LPS biosynthesis in a minority of bacteria.); protein product: MNPVLPLGSRLGLIAGSGQLPLFFARSVRQKGEHALVVVAHHHETDPALADMADHVLWVRLGQFRRILDYLARQKVTEVVFAGGITKARIWHIRPDTVALRLVAGLRHLHDDLLLRAVAGLVESHGFRVRGVADYLPELLAPPGQLTQRAPTSAQWIDMRFGWLAAKSLGRLDIGQGVVVRDKTVVAVEAMEGTDAMICRAGHLSGGRGILVKVAKPAQDRRLDLPTVGPGTVRSLVAARLPVLVVEAGGVILLDPETTLGLADRHRLVIVATTDEAMATTSHGLTSLEATATISHGSASLGETMA
- a CDS encoding Gfo/Idh/MocA family oxidoreductase, encoding MRGDSHVWTKNHLRAAVIGVGYLGRFHAQKYRQMPGVDLVAVVDRNEDAGRRVAAELQVPLVADFRDILHQVDLISVVVPTPLHFAIAKVCLQAGVHLLIEKPMTTNLAEADELILLAAQNKCLLQVGHLKRFHPAVVALRQSGLLNRCRFIEAHRFAPFKNRALDVDVTLDLMIHDVDLILDFVRSEVTDIVAFGRSIITRHVDVAHARLQFANGCMANISAARVAREAVRSMHILQDDAYISLDFIHKNVHLIRRRSPAEQLDGRGNPSVTPEHLPIQDHDTLEMEIRAFCAAVRDGLASPVPGQDGRRALAVIMDIREAIQTTAGDVA